In one window of uncultured Draconibacterium sp. DNA:
- the mobC gene encoding conjugal transfer protein MobC: MQNEDDVRALAKIIELIRAVSILISIFHIYWFCYEILVEFHATVGIIDKILLNFQKYTEIFSMPIWSKLASFVLLAISCLGIRGVKTEKVTWTKITIFLVFGLGFYFLNGFMLKLQTSLLAKSILYILSLSIGYVLLLKSGLWMSRLLKNNLMQDVFNDENESFMQEMQLMENEYSVNLPTRFKHKGTNYDGWINVVNPFRASIVLGTPGSGKSYAIVNNYIRQQIQKGFSMYIYDFKFDDLSVIAYNTLLKNINRYDVPPKFYVINFDNPERSHRCNPIAPEFMTDIADAYESAYTIMLNLNKTWIQKQGDFFVESPIILLAAIIWYLKIYKNGKYCTFPHAVEFLNKKYADIFTILTSYPELENYLSPFMDAWEGGAQDQLQGQIASAKIPLSRMISPQLYWVMSGNDFTLDINNPKEPKILCVGNNPDRQNIYSAALGLYNSRIVKLINKKGQLKSSVIIDELPTIYFRGLDNLIATARSNKVAVCLGFQDFSQLNRDYGDKEAKVVMNTVGNIFSGQVVGETAKTLSERFGKVLQKRQSMTINRQDKSTSINTQMDTLIPASKISNLTQGTFVGAVSDNFDERIEQKIFHAEIVVDNEKVARETKNYKPIPVITNFTDKEGKSQLQQEINFNYSRIKSETAQIVVDELERIKNDPGLGHLIKN; the protein is encoded by the coding sequence ATGCAAAACGAAGATGATGTAAGAGCCCTCGCCAAAATTATTGAGCTAATCAGGGCAGTGAGTATCCTCATTTCAATATTTCATATTTACTGGTTTTGTTACGAGATCCTAGTTGAGTTTCATGCAACAGTTGGCATCATCGATAAAATTCTGCTGAATTTTCAGAAATATACCGAAATCTTTTCAATGCCAATCTGGTCGAAGCTGGCAAGTTTTGTTTTATTAGCGATTTCCTGTCTGGGCATACGAGGTGTAAAAACGGAGAAGGTAACCTGGACCAAGATTACGATATTTCTCGTTTTCGGATTAGGTTTCTATTTCTTAAATGGTTTTATGCTGAAACTTCAAACTTCATTATTGGCTAAAAGTATTCTTTACATTTTATCGTTGTCAATTGGGTATGTCCTACTTTTGAAATCGGGATTATGGATGAGTCGCTTATTAAAAAATAACCTGATGCAGGATGTTTTTAACGACGAAAACGAATCATTTATGCAGGAAATGCAATTAATGGAGAACGAATACTCAGTAAACCTCCCCACACGGTTTAAACATAAGGGGACGAACTACGATGGCTGGATTAATGTGGTGAATCCTTTCCGGGCAAGTATTGTCTTGGGTACTCCGGGAAGCGGTAAATCTTATGCTATTGTAAATAACTACATCAGGCAGCAAATTCAAAAGGGTTTTAGCATGTACATTTACGATTTTAAGTTTGACGATCTGAGCGTAATTGCTTACAATACACTATTGAAAAACATAAACAGATACGACGTACCTCCGAAATTTTATGTAATAAATTTTGATAACCCGGAACGTAGTCACCGCTGTAATCCCATTGCTCCTGAATTTATGACTGATATTGCGGATGCTTATGAATCAGCTTACACAATAATGCTTAACCTGAATAAAACCTGGATTCAGAAACAAGGGGATTTCTTTGTTGAATCGCCAATTATTCTTTTGGCTGCTATTATCTGGTACCTGAAGATTTATAAAAACGGGAAGTATTGCACTTTTCCCCATGCAGTGGAATTTTTGAATAAGAAGTATGCTGACATTTTTACCATTCTGACTTCTTATCCAGAGTTGGAAAATTACCTCTCGCCTTTTATGGATGCCTGGGAAGGCGGAGCACAAGACCAATTGCAGGGGCAGATTGCCAGTGCTAAAATCCCATTATCGAGGATGATCTCACCACAACTCTACTGGGTGATGTCTGGCAACGATTTTACTTTAGATATTAATAATCCAAAAGAACCAAAGATTCTTTGCGTTGGTAATAATCCGGACCGCCAGAACATTTACTCTGCAGCACTGGGATTATATAATTCCCGCATCGTAAAACTCATCAATAAAAAGGGACAGTTAAAAAGTTCCGTAATTATAGATGAGCTTCCAACCATTTATTTCCGTGGATTGGACAACCTAATTGCGACAGCAAGAAGCAATAAAGTTGCGGTATGTTTGGGATTTCAGGATTTTTCGCAGCTAAACCGGGATTATGGCGACAAGGAAGCTAAAGTAGTGATGAATACCGTGGGAAATATTTTTAGCGGCCAGGTGGTTGGTGAGACTGCCAAAACCTTGTCGGAACGGTTTGGTAAAGTCCTTCAAAAACGCCAGTCTATGACCATTAACCGGCAGGATAAATCCACCTCTATTAACACTCAAATGGATACCTTAATTCCAGCTTCGAAAATAAGTAACCTTACACAGGGAACTTTTGTAGGTGCCGTTTCGGATAACTTTGACGAACGTATTGAGCAAAAGATTTTCCATGCAGAAATTGTAGTTGACAACGAGAAAGTTGCCAGAGAAACAAAGAACTATAAGCCGATCCCGGTTATCACAAATTTTACCGATAAAGAAGGGAAAAGCCAGCTTCAACAGGAAATTAATTTCAATTATTCACGCATCAAAAGCGAAACAGCGCAGATTGTTGTGGATGAATTGGAAAGGATTAAAAACGATCCGGGATTGGGGCATTTAATAAAAAATTAA
- the lnt gene encoding apolipoprotein N-acyltransferase, which produces MKRFHRLLLSVSGGVLLSLPWLGFPGWVLFVAFIPLLYLENFFFKYKEGFPPVSLWGHVFLAALIWNVLASWWMTKVSLVGVGSAMIFNAFLMSLVWWAAHSIRGKLSSPLGYISLVVFIISLEYLQFKWDIEWPCLQLGSVLANPVKIIQWYEYSGTFGGSLWILLLNLFLFQLLQNIQLKSPLKKTITSSTVLLVLLVVPLIISFQLYSSYKEKENPINVAIVQPNVDPYNEKFDMEAETQKLDDFLRLAAEVTTDSTDFIVGPETLFEHQTLWNEATLDSNVFLNRLQNFLQQYENTEMVFGVSSYEVYDNEEDITYTAQHNNGIIYDRYNTAMLLSQAREVQIYHKSKLVAGVEKVPFQKYFSFLKNNYIDLGGASGSLGRQIEASNLVAEKAVIAPVICFESVFGEDVADYVKKGADVIFVITNDGWWKNSRGYKQHLLFSQLRAVETRRSIARSANTGTSCFINQRGDVLQATNWWQEAAIAGSINKNEALTFYVKHGDYIARTSVFISVLMVLLVFVRRFA; this is translated from the coding sequence ATGAAACGATTTCACAGGCTGTTACTTTCTGTTAGTGGCGGTGTATTATTAAGTTTGCCCTGGCTTGGATTTCCCGGGTGGGTACTTTTTGTTGCGTTTATTCCGCTGCTTTACCTCGAAAATTTCTTTTTCAAATATAAAGAAGGTTTTCCGCCCGTGTCGTTGTGGGGCCATGTATTTCTTGCTGCTCTCATTTGGAATGTTTTGGCTTCGTGGTGGATGACAAAAGTTTCGTTGGTTGGAGTGGGATCTGCCATGATTTTCAACGCTTTTTTGATGTCGTTGGTCTGGTGGGCGGCTCATTCTATTCGAGGAAAATTATCGTCGCCGCTGGGTTATATTTCGCTGGTAGTATTTATAATTTCACTCGAATACCTGCAGTTTAAATGGGACATTGAATGGCCTTGCCTGCAATTGGGAAGTGTATTGGCCAATCCTGTAAAAATCATTCAGTGGTATGAATATTCGGGAACTTTTGGCGGGTCTTTATGGATTCTGCTGTTGAATCTCTTCCTGTTTCAGCTTTTGCAGAATATTCAGCTAAAAAGTCCATTGAAAAAAACGATTACCAGTTCAACTGTATTACTGGTATTATTGGTCGTTCCGTTAATCATTTCGTTTCAGTTGTATTCTTCATACAAGGAAAAAGAAAATCCAATAAACGTTGCCATCGTACAGCCCAATGTCGATCCGTATAATGAAAAGTTTGACATGGAAGCAGAAACTCAAAAACTGGATGATTTTCTGCGTTTGGCCGCCGAAGTAACAACCGATAGTACTGACTTTATTGTTGGCCCGGAAACCTTGTTTGAACATCAAACGCTTTGGAATGAAGCGACACTTGATTCGAACGTATTTTTAAATCGTCTGCAGAACTTTCTTCAGCAATACGAAAACACTGAAATGGTGTTCGGGGTTTCATCGTATGAAGTGTACGACAATGAAGAAGATATCACTTACACGGCACAGCATAACAATGGCATAATTTACGACCGCTACAACACGGCAATGCTTTTAAGCCAAGCCAGAGAGGTGCAGATTTACCATAAATCGAAATTGGTTGCCGGAGTTGAAAAGGTGCCATTTCAAAAGTATTTCTCCTTTCTGAAAAACAACTACATTGATTTGGGAGGTGCTTCCGGATCGCTGGGGAGACAAATTGAAGCCTCAAACCTGGTAGCCGAAAAAGCGGTGATAGCGCCGGTAATTTGTTTCGAATCGGTGTTTGGCGAAGATGTGGCTGATTACGTAAAAAAAGGGGCCGATGTAATTTTTGTAATCACTAACGATGGCTGGTGGAAAAATTCACGCGGCTATAAACAGCACCTGTTGTTTTCGCAATTGCGGGCAGTTGAAACGCGGCGCAGTATTGCACGGTCGGCAAACACCGGAACGTCGTGTTTTATTAACCAGCGTGGCGATGTTTTGCAAGCAACAAACTGGTGGCAGGAAGCTGCAATTGCCGGATCGATCAACAAAAATGAGGCACTTACTTTCTATGTAAAACATGGCGATTATATCGCTCGTACTTCGGTGTTTATAAGTGTATTAATGGTATTGTTGGTGTTTGTGAGAAGGTTCGCGTAA
- a CDS encoding metallophosphatase: protein MNRRRFIRNVAAGTAGITLGAVPYELFAHEDFTTISILHTNDIHCHIEPFSGTNERYANKGGLARIAKLATLERQKNPNTLLLDAGDMFQGTPYFNYFKGELMLKVMSEAGYDASTIGNHEFDNGLQGIKDPLPNAEFPIISSNYDFSDTILSGSFPEYKIFKRDGVKIGIYGVGIELENLVGKKNYGATVYNDPLVVAQRMESFLRNDKKCDLVICLSHLGLRYRENKVSDMDLAAETSYTDLIIGGHTHSYLEKPLEEKNKLGQPVIVNQAWWGGLVVGKVDFVFEKSKRNKKAVYSDLL from the coding sequence ATGAACAGAAGAAGATTTATAAGAAACGTTGCCGCCGGAACAGCCGGGATTACTTTAGGAGCGGTACCCTACGAATTATTTGCACACGAAGATTTTACCACAATATCGATATTGCACACCAACGATATTCACTGCCATATTGAGCCATTTAGCGGTACCAACGAACGATATGCCAACAAAGGAGGTTTAGCACGAATTGCAAAATTAGCCACCCTTGAGCGTCAAAAAAATCCAAATACTTTGTTGCTCGACGCCGGCGATATGTTTCAGGGAACGCCCTACTTTAACTACTTTAAAGGGGAGTTGATGTTGAAGGTGATGAGCGAGGCCGGTTACGATGCAAGCACAATTGGGAACCACGAATTTGATAATGGGTTGCAGGGTATAAAAGATCCGCTGCCAAATGCCGAATTCCCAATCATTTCATCGAATTACGATTTTTCTGATACCATTTTATCAGGAAGTTTTCCGGAGTATAAGATTTTTAAGCGCGACGGAGTAAAAATCGGAATTTACGGAGTAGGTATCGAATTAGAAAATCTTGTTGGGAAGAAGAATTACGGAGCAACAGTTTATAACGATCCGCTGGTTGTTGCACAGAGAATGGAAAGTTTCCTGCGAAATGACAAGAAGTGCGATTTGGTAATTTGTCTTTCTCATTTAGGATTACGCTACCGCGAAAACAAGGTAAGCGATATGGATCTTGCTGCTGAAACATCGTACACCGATTTGATTATCGGCGGACACACACACTCGTACCTTGAAAAACCGTTGGAAGAAAAGAATAAACTCGGACAACCTGTAATCGTAAATCAAGCCTGGTGGGGTGGTCTTGTGGTTGGAAAGGTTGATTTTGTTTTCGAAAAATCAAAAAGGAATAAAAAAGCTGTTTATTCCGATCTGCTATAA
- a CDS encoding 5'-nucleotidase, giving the protein MRQTISYLLLITCLLFTFSCKTQFVQKSYEIENVSVSEEVGTMDSTIVKLYAPYKNILEKDMNRVLAISDNELGKGKPESLLTNFLADLLLEQGAVVANDHQLNLTPAVSFFNYGGIRSTLPKGEITVGNIFELMPFENELVFLELKGEKMKAFLDYVADHGGGSVGGTQMVIANDIATEVKIGGEKLDFNKNYWLVTNDYVAAGGDGLEMLAENEQFINSGEKIRDVIIDYLEELAANNQHVNPKLDGRIK; this is encoded by the coding sequence ATGCGACAAACTATCAGCTACCTGTTGTTAATAACTTGCCTCTTATTCACTTTTTCGTGTAAAACACAGTTTGTTCAAAAAAGTTATGAAATCGAGAATGTTTCTGTCTCAGAAGAGGTTGGAACAATGGATAGTACTATTGTAAAGCTTTATGCTCCATATAAAAACATACTTGAAAAAGATATGAACCGGGTGCTTGCCATCTCTGATAATGAATTGGGTAAAGGCAAACCGGAAAGTCTGTTGACTAACTTTTTGGCCGACTTATTACTGGAGCAAGGAGCAGTAGTGGCCAACGATCATCAATTGAATCTTACGCCTGCCGTGTCATTTTTTAATTACGGCGGCATACGTTCAACACTTCCGAAAGGGGAAATTACCGTTGGAAATATTTTTGAGTTAATGCCTTTCGAGAATGAATTGGTATTTTTAGAGTTGAAAGGCGAAAAAATGAAGGCTTTTTTGGATTATGTTGCCGATCATGGAGGTGGAAGTGTTGGAGGAACACAAATGGTTATTGCCAACGATATAGCCACTGAGGTGAAAATAGGAGGAGAGAAACTGGATTTTAATAAAAACTACTGGTTAGTGACAAACGATTATGTGGCAGCAGGTGGAGATGGACTTGAAATGTTGGCAGAAAACGAGCAGTTTATAAACAGTGGAGAAAAAATACGTGATGTGATAATTGATTATCTGGAAGAATTGGCTGCCAATAATCAGCATGTTAATCCAAAGCTGGATGGGAGGATAAAATAA
- a CDS encoding N-acetylmuramoyl-L-alanine amidase, giving the protein MFVSNLHIKSFIKIFLIFFLVTFLVPVNSWSQSKEVVALKGDGIYRLLTRYGLSSAQYMDDFIALNKSNLGRNNSLLAGVKYKLPDTAKLPATSAATSITPSKGTGKMVHYDIFGSKYADIEIKSNDLKGAVYYLVGGHGGPDPGAVGKYNGYHVYEDEYAYDVTLRLAKNLIAEGATVYLITRDKNDGIRDDYSLKADKDEVCYPNLQIPLNQTRRLRQRTEAVNNLYKKHKGSFQRMIAVHVDSRSRNENIDIFFYHDKRSETGEKACKILRDTIEKKYHEHQPNRGYTGTVSTRNLYVVRNTWPTAVFIELGNMNHQRDVKRLVIPSNRQAVANWLTFGLITDYKTNK; this is encoded by the coding sequence ATGTTCGTGTCAAACTTACATATAAAATCATTTATCAAAATATTTTTAATATTTTTTTTAGTAACATTTCTTGTTCCTGTAAACAGTTGGTCGCAATCAAAAGAGGTTGTTGCACTTAAAGGTGATGGAATTTATCGTTTGCTAACCCGATACGGTTTGTCATCGGCTCAATATATGGATGATTTTATAGCTTTAAACAAAAGTAATCTGGGAAGGAATAATTCCTTACTGGCAGGTGTAAAATATAAACTTCCTGATACGGCAAAATTACCGGCCACCAGCGCTGCTACAAGTATTACCCCATCAAAAGGAACCGGAAAAATGGTTCACTACGATATATTTGGCAGCAAATATGCCGATATTGAAATTAAAAGTAACGACCTAAAAGGAGCTGTGTACTACCTGGTTGGCGGACATGGTGGCCCTGACCCCGGTGCTGTTGGAAAATATAATGGCTACCACGTTTATGAAGATGAATATGCTTATGATGTTACCTTGCGCCTGGCAAAGAATCTCATTGCCGAGGGAGCCACGGTTTACTTAATCACCCGTGACAAAAACGACGGAATTCGTGATGACTACAGCCTAAAAGCCGATAAAGACGAAGTTTGTTATCCGAACTTACAGATTCCGTTGAATCAAACCCGGCGCCTCCGCCAACGCACCGAAGCGGTTAATAATCTCTACAAAAAGCATAAAGGATCCTTTCAGCGAATGATTGCTGTACATGTCGATTCAAGATCGAGAAACGAAAATATTGATATCTTTTTTTATCACGACAAACGCAGCGAAACCGGAGAAAAAGCATGTAAAATTCTTCGAGACACGATTGAGAAAAAATACCATGAACATCAGCCCAATCGCGGTTACACCGGAACTGTATCAACCCGAAATTTATACGTGGTGAGAAATACCTGGCCTACTGCCGTTTTTATTGAATTGGGCAACATGAATCACCAGCGCGATGTAAAACGTTTGGTAATCCCCAGTAATCGTCAAGCGGTCGCCAACTGGTTAACATTTGGTTTAATAACCGACTATAAAACCAATAAATAA
- a CDS encoding DCC1-like thiol-disulfide oxidoreductase family protein, whose amino-acid sequence MILLFDGVCNLCNSAVDLILKKARESHFKLIPLQSDEGQQLLKEFDLPLEINTVVLIQNNQVFSESEAILEICTHLKAPWSWLAVFKMLPKSWRDKLYRFVANNRYKWFGKRTSCRSF is encoded by the coding sequence ATGATACTGCTTTTCGACGGTGTTTGTAATCTCTGCAATTCAGCCGTTGATCTAATACTTAAAAAAGCCCGTGAGAGCCATTTTAAGCTTATTCCGCTGCAATCGGATGAAGGACAACAATTGTTAAAGGAGTTTGATTTGCCGCTTGAGATTAACACCGTGGTGCTCATTCAAAACAATCAGGTATTTTCTGAATCGGAAGCAATACTTGAAATCTGCACGCACCTAAAAGCTCCGTGGAGCTGGCTGGCAGTATTTAAAATGCTACCAAAAAGCTGGCGCGACAAATTATATCGTTTTGTGGCCAATAACCGTTACAAATGGTTTGGGAAACGAACCAGCTGCCGTAGTTTCTAA
- a CDS encoding DUF4924 family protein: MLVAKQKRKENIAEYILYLYQIEDMIRAFKMDMELIEERLVSSYKADDKTKATITDWYANLVLMMDKEQIREKGHLQFLTNLVSDVNDFHLKLMETSKDGMYVQTYKTVAGLVSELKEKNPEAKNDVDLGITAVYGFLLLKMQQKDISIDTLEAIKRISKWLGDLSKLYRDFENGDFDF, encoded by the coding sequence ATGCTTGTAGCAAAACAAAAACGAAAAGAGAATATTGCCGAATACATTTTGTATTTGTATCAAATTGAAGACATGATCAGGGCTTTTAAAATGGATATGGAGCTTATTGAAGAGCGTTTGGTATCCAGCTACAAAGCCGATGATAAAACAAAAGCTACCATAACCGACTGGTATGCCAATTTGGTGCTAATGATGGATAAAGAACAGATCAGGGAGAAAGGGCATCTTCAGTTTCTTACAAACCTGGTTTCGGATGTGAACGATTTTCATTTAAAGCTGATGGAAACCTCGAAAGACGGAATGTACGTGCAAACTTATAAAACCGTTGCGGGGCTGGTGTCGGAATTGAAAGAGAAAAACCCGGAGGCTAAAAACGATGTCGACCTGGGAATTACCGCTGTTTACGGTTTTCTGCTGCTTAAAATGCAACAAAAAGATATTTCAATTGATACCCTGGAGGCCATAAAACGAATCAGTAAATGGTTAGGTGATCTGTCGAAACTGTACCGCGATTTCGAAAACGGCGATTTTGATTTCTAA
- a CDS encoding RNA-binding S4 domain-containing protein yields MAGGVRIDKWLWAVRIFKTRSQATEACKKGHVTIGDSIVKASREIHVGEVIKVRKSPITKSFKVLALSGKRMGAKLVTDFAEDVTPPEEIELLEMQKHMRWSVREKGTGRPTKKDRRDMDDFFEW; encoded by the coding sequence ATGGCTGGAGGAGTTCGCATTGATAAATGGTTGTGGGCCGTGCGGATTTTTAAAACCCGCAGTCAGGCAACCGAAGCGTGCAAAAAAGGGCATGTTACTATTGGCGATTCCATCGTAAAAGCCTCGCGCGAAATACATGTGGGCGAGGTTATAAAAGTGCGGAAATCGCCAATTACCAAAAGTTTTAAAGTGCTGGCGCTTTCGGGAAAAAGAATGGGAGCCAAATTGGTTACTGATTTTGCTGAGGATGTAACGCCGCCTGAGGAAATAGAATTGCTCGAGATGCAAAAACACATGCGCTGGAGTGTACGTGAAAAAGGCACCGGGCGCCCAACCAAAAAAGATCGCCGTGATATGGATGACTTTTTTGAGTGGTGA
- the pth gene encoding aminoacyl-tRNA hydrolase yields the protein MKYLIAGLGNIGPEYKNTRHNIGFQILDALAEASNISFSDKRYGFVAECKFKGRTFILLKPTTYMNLSGRAVNYWLQKEKIDIKNMLVLVDDLALPFGTLRVRAKGGAGGHNGLENINQVLGRNDYARLRFGIGDDFHKGHQVNYVLGEWSKDEQKELPFKIDDSIEIIKSFGTIGVHRTMNFHNKK from the coding sequence ATGAAATACTTAATTGCCGGACTCGGTAATATAGGACCAGAATATAAAAATACTCGCCATAATATTGGCTTTCAAATATTGGACGCACTCGCTGAGGCGTCCAATATTAGTTTTAGCGATAAGCGTTACGGCTTTGTGGCTGAATGTAAATTCAAAGGCCGAACGTTTATTTTGCTAAAGCCAACCACCTACATGAACCTGAGTGGGCGGGCAGTAAATTACTGGTTACAAAAAGAAAAGATAGATATAAAAAATATGCTCGTGCTGGTTGACGACCTGGCATTGCCGTTTGGTACGCTCAGGGTACGTGCAAAAGGCGGTGCCGGCGGACACAATGGGCTCGAAAACATTAACCAGGTGCTGGGACGAAACGATTATGCCCGTTTGCGTTTTGGTATTGGCGACGATTTCCATAAAGGGCACCAGGTAAACTATGTGTTGGGCGAGTGGTCGAAAGATGAGCAAAAGGAATTGCCTTTTAAGATCGACGATTCCATTGAAATAATAAAAAGCTTTGGAACGATTGGTGTCCACCGAACAATGAATTTTCATAACAAGAAATAG
- a CDS encoding 50S ribosomal protein L25/general stress protein Ctc — MKSVVVKGELRSSLGKKDAKKLRAEEKAPAVLYGGVEPIHFSVSFAELRQLVYTPSVYLIDLDLEGKVYKAIMQDIQWHPVDEVVLHVDFLQIRDDKPVKINIPVKVDGFAKGIKKGGKLNTTLRRLSVRALATNLPDTIDVDVTKLDIGQSIKVADLDIPGIELLDPKSNVIVGVSITRAARSAAGAIGDEEEEEESAEGAEASEE, encoded by the coding sequence ATGAAATCAGTAGTAGTTAAAGGAGAATTAAGAAGTTCTCTTGGTAAGAAAGACGCAAAAAAACTTCGTGCAGAAGAAAAAGCTCCTGCAGTATTGTACGGTGGCGTTGAGCCAATTCACTTTTCAGTTTCTTTTGCCGAATTAAGACAATTAGTTTATACTCCAAGTGTATATTTGATTGATCTTGATCTTGAAGGAAAAGTTTATAAAGCAATTATGCAGGACATACAATGGCACCCGGTTGATGAGGTTGTGCTTCATGTTGACTTCCTTCAAATTAGAGATGATAAACCTGTAAAAATCAACATTCCTGTAAAAGTTGATGGTTTTGCAAAAGGTATAAAGAAAGGTGGTAAATTGAATACTACTCTTCGTCGTTTGAGTGTAAGAGCATTGGCAACAAATTTACCTGATACAATTGATGTTGATGTAACAAAACTTGATATTGGTCAAAGTATTAAAGTGGCTGACCTGGATATTCCTGGAATTGAGTTGTTGGATCCTAAATCAAACGTTATCGTTGGTGTTAGTATTACAAGGGCTGCCAGATCTGCTGCTGGTGCCATCGGTGATGAAGAAGAAGAAGAAGAGTCAGCTGAAGGAGCTGAAGCTTCAGAAGAATAA